The window GTTTTCTTGATAATTTCATTGCCATTTTCCAGCAATGTCAAATCATTTGGCTGAAGCCCCATCAATTTTCTGAGAGCTTCACCTGTTCCAGCTTTGGCGCCTGCTTCCAAGGTTTTTCCCAAGAGAATAAAAAATAAAATGACAGCAGCAGCTTCAAAATAGACATGTGGTTCGATTCCCTTTTGACTTAGGTATTCTGGGAAAAATGTATTGAAACTACTGTATATATAGGCTATTCCTGTACTGATAGCAACTAGGGTGTCCATATTTGCAGTCAGATTCTTGGCCTGATTCCAGGCGTTTTTGAAAAATTGATTGCCAAAAACCAATAATATTGGTGTAGTCAATGCCCACATGATGTAATTTCCATAAGGCATATGCATCCAAAACATCCCAATCAGAAAGACAGGCAATGCCAGAATCCCGGCGTACAGCGTTTTCTTTTTGACTTTAAGATAAGCTTCTTTTTGCTTTTCATCGAGTTCTTCCTGCGTGATATCCGCAATAAGAAGATCATAGCCAGTTGATCGTACATGATTTTGTAAATCTTCTAAGCTTACTTCTTTTTCTTCCCATTCCAAAGTTGCTGAGTGGTTGGCATAATTAACATTGGCAACTTTGACTCCAGGGGTATTCTTTAATGTATTTTCAATGGAAATGGCACATGCTGCACAGCTCATTCCATCTACAGGGATTTCTTTCTTTTTCATTTTTTTATGCTTTGATACTCAAAGGTAGAATGCGTAGAATTGCCAGACTTATATAATTTTTGATTTTAATAAACGGGAAACGACCGCTCTTGTAATAGAAAAAAAATCACGAACTTTATATTTTGTAAACAAGTTTATTGAACTTGTACTGATAAACATCATTTTCAACCCGATATTTCCATGATCAAGGCAACAGTAGACCCAGCTTGTACAGGCCAATTCTCACAATTATTTTTAGATTATATCCAAGAAAAACCAGAATTAAGAGATTTTTACAATCAATACCCTAGAATTGAAAATTTCGGGAAGTTGATAGAAAATAAAAGATTCACTGCTGAAAAAAGAGAAATTCTGGTTCAATCACTGAAAAGCCAATATCAAAAAATAGACCTCTCAGATGATTTTGCAAAACAGATCGAAAGTCTTGGGAAGGAGAATACATTCACAGTTACCACAGGGCATCAGCTCAATTTATTTACTGGGCCACTATATTTTATTTATAAGATTGTATCTACGATCAATTTGGCCAAACAGCTGGGAGACAAATACCCTAAGCATCATTTTGTACCAGTTTATTGGATGGCAACAGAAGATCATGATTTTGACGAGATCAATTATTTCAAACTTGATGGGAAAAAGTATCAATGGAATTCGGATCAAAGTGGCGCAGTAGGAGATTTTGAGTTAGACAAAACTTTTGTGGAATTTATGAAGTCGGTGAGTTTTGCTCCGGATTTTTTCAAAGAAGCATATTCAAGTTCAAAAACGCTGGCTGAGGCTGTAAGAAAATATGTTCATCATCTATTTGGTGAAAAAGGGCTTGTAATCGTTGATGGAAATGATGCAGAACTGAAAAAACTTTTTATTCCTGTCATAGAACAAGACATTTTAACGGGCGTGGCTAACGAGAAAGCTCAGAAGCAAACAGATAAACTGGAAGCTTTGGGCTACAAAAGTCAGATTTTCCCAAGAGAAATCAATTTTTTCTACATGGAAAAAGGAATCCGAGAAAGAATTGAGAAGCGGGATAATAGGTATTATGTGTTAGATACGGAGTTGGAGTTTGAGGAGGAAGAGATTAAAACTTTGATTCAAAACAGCCCAGAGAAGTTTAGTCCCAATGTGGTGTTGAGACCATTGTATCAGGAAATGATTTTGCCCAACCTTGCCTATTTGGGAGGACCTGCTGAGGTGATTTATTGGCTACAACTTAAGGGTGTATTTGATCATTTTGGAGAAGTATTTCCAGCGGTGATGCCAAGAAACTTTGCTTTAGTTTTAGATTCATTGACTGTCAAAAAAATGGATTCTTTGAATCTTAAGAATGAAGATTTATTCTGTGATTATATAACCTGGAAGAAAAATTTTGTTGCAGAAAAATCAAGTTTGGATATTTTTCTAAAAGAAGAAAAAGAAAAGCTTTCACAAATTTTTGAAGCAGCAGGAAGCGAGGCTTCAGAGGTTGATCAAAGCTTGAAATCTGCCTATGAAGCTGCAAAAGTCCGAGTAAGTAAAATTATGGACCATCTTTCCGGAAAAGTGAGAAAAGCTGAAGAAAGAAGATTAAGGATTGAAATTGGCAGAATGGATGCGATAAAAGCAAATATCAATCCAAATGGTAGTCCTCAGGAAAGGGTTGAGAATTTCATGAAATTCTATCTCGAAAACCCGAATTTCATTGAGGAATTGTTTGCATTATTTGATCCGTTTGATTTTAACTTTATGATTTTGAAGCCTGAAAATGACTAAAGAAGAAATTCGAATACTATTTAAAGAAAAGCGAAAACAGCTTAAGGAGGAAGAGATCGAAAGCCTATCTACTCAGATTCGACAAAGAGTCCGTGATTTTTTAAATGACAGAAAGCAACTTTGTCATATCCATCTTTTTTTGCCTATTTTGAAATTAAAAGAAGTCAATATATTTCCTTTGATAGATGAACTTCTTCTAGGAGGATACGAATTATATACGTCGATTTTGGATACAAAATCAGGAGTTTTGGAAACAGTTTGCCTAACCGACATTCAGGATTTAGATCATGATTCCTGGGGCATTCCTATTCCACGTCAAAAACAAGTGGTTTCTACAGATCCAATACAATTGGTTTTGATACCCTTATTGGCATGTGACAAAAATGGCAATAGAATTGGTTATGGGAAGGGTTATTATGATGGATTTTTAAGTACCCTGCAGTCAGATGTTTTGAAAGTAGGTTTAAATTTTTTTAATCCAATCGATCAAATTGAATCAGAATGGCACGATATTCTCTTGGATGTATGTATCACGCCCTCAGAGGTGTTTTTATTCTGATTATTTGATATATTTATTCAAAACAACACACGAAATGAAAAAAGTTATTTACACACTAATCCTATTTGCCTTTTTGTCATTAGGAAATGAGGCTTTAGCGCAAGGTTATAATACCGGAATAGGTCTTAGAGCAGGTTCTGGTAACGGTCTTACTGTGAAGCATTTTATAAGCCAAAAGGCTGCATTAGAAGGTATCCTTTATACCCGTTGGAGAGGATTAATCGTTGGTGGACTATATGAAGTTCACAATGATATTCGCGAAGTTCAAGGGCTTCAGTGGTTTTATGGTGGTGGAGCTCATTTGGGTACTTGGAATGCCAATAGAGGTAATACACCTTGGGGTGAACCAAATAGAAGTTATACCGTATTCGGGCTAGATGCAATTATTGGTTTGGATTACAAATTTCAAGATGCTCCAGTGAACTTATCCTTAGATTATAAGCCTGCTTTCAATTTCTCAGGTTATAATGGTTGGTGGGGTGATGAAGTAGCCTTATCAATAAGATTCACTTTCTAAAATTTAAAATATTGCAATTGTCAAAAGCCGTAGAATTAATTCTATGGCTTTTTTTATTAAACGTTGCTTTAAAAGACTTCTGCTTTTTCAAAAAAGAAAATATTTTCAAAAAATTCTAAATAAAAAGATATTCATTTGAATTATGAAAAATGAATCGTGCATTATTTTTTTTGTTTAACAGCTTCTTTTTAATGATTAATCTATTTTTTGAGTCGATCTAACCCCCAATTGATTATTTGTAATTTCATTAAATTAAGCAATATTTACAAGGTACAACCATTAATTTCAAAATGAAAAAGCAATTACTACTTGTTATATTACTTTTGTTAACTAATTATGCTGAAGTTTTTTCACAACAACAGAAAGTTGAAGGCTTTGTAAAATCAAATCAAGATTTTTTGCCTATTTATGGTGCAAGTATTTCAATAAAAGGAACAACCCGGGGAGTGATTTCGGATTTGGATGGAAGATATTCTATTCAAGCAGACGCAAGTGAAACTTTAGTGTTTTCATTTGTTGGTTTTGTTTCCAAAGAATTTATTGTTGGAAAAAACTCAAATATTGAGGTAATATTAGAAACAATTGATAAAGAAATTGAGGTTCAGGTAGGCTATGATAGTCAGATGAAAGGCGACCTAACGGGAAATATTGCTTCAGTAAAAGGAGCAGATTTGGCAACTATCCCTGTTCCGAATTTCCAAGAAGCACTTCATGGTAGAATGGCAGGTGTTTTTGTTGAATCTTCCAGTGGTAAATTGGGTGAAGGGGTGAAAATCAGAGTGAGAGGTACTACTTCTATTTCTGGTGGTAATGACCCTCTTTACGTCATCGATGGTTTACCAATGACTTCATCGGGAGGTATTGGTTTATATAATCCACTCTCAGATATCAACTTTAATGATGTAGAGTCATTTGAAGTATTGAAGGATGCTTCTGCAGCAGCCATTTATGGTGCTCGAGCAGCCAATGGGGTTGTTTTGATTACAACAAAATCTGGTACTAAAGGAAAAACTAAGTTCAACGTAGGCATTCAAAGAG is drawn from Belliella baltica DSM 15883 and contains these coding sequences:
- the bshC gene encoding bacillithiol biosynthesis cysteine-adding enzyme BshC, translated to MIKATVDPACTGQFSQLFLDYIQEKPELRDFYNQYPRIENFGKLIENKRFTAEKREILVQSLKSQYQKIDLSDDFAKQIESLGKENTFTVTTGHQLNLFTGPLYFIYKIVSTINLAKQLGDKYPKHHFVPVYWMATEDHDFDEINYFKLDGKKYQWNSDQSGAVGDFELDKTFVEFMKSVSFAPDFFKEAYSSSKTLAEAVRKYVHHLFGEKGLVIVDGNDAELKKLFIPVIEQDILTGVANEKAQKQTDKLEALGYKSQIFPREINFFYMEKGIRERIEKRDNRYYVLDTELEFEEEEIKTLIQNSPEKFSPNVVLRPLYQEMILPNLAYLGGPAEVIYWLQLKGVFDHFGEVFPAVMPRNFALVLDSLTVKKMDSLNLKNEDLFCDYITWKKNFVAEKSSLDIFLKEEKEKLSQIFEAAGSEASEVDQSLKSAYEAAKVRVSKIMDHLSGKVRKAEERRLRIEIGRMDAIKANINPNGSPQERVENFMKFYLENPNFIEELFALFDPFDFNFMILKPEND
- a CDS encoding 5-formyltetrahydrofolate cyclo-ligase, coding for MTKEEIRILFKEKRKQLKEEEIESLSTQIRQRVRDFLNDRKQLCHIHLFLPILKLKEVNIFPLIDELLLGGYELYTSILDTKSGVLETVCLTDIQDLDHDSWGIPIPRQKQVVSTDPIQLVLIPLLACDKNGNRIGYGKGYYDGFLSTLQSDVLKVGLNFFNPIDQIESEWHDILLDVCITPSEVFLF
- a CDS encoding TonB-dependent receptor plug domain-containing protein, with the protein product MKKQLLLVILLLLTNYAEVFSQQQKVEGFVKSNQDFLPIYGASISIKGTTRGVISDLDGRYSIQADASETLVFSFVGFVSKEFIVGKNSNIEVILETIDKEIEVQVGYDSQMKGDLTGNIASVKGADLATIPVPNFQEALHGRMAGVFVESSSGKLGEGVKIRVRGTTSISGGNDPLYVIDGLPMTSSGGIGLYNPLSDINFNDVESFEVLKDASAAAIYGARAANGVVLITTKSGTKGKTKFNVGIQRGVSSPT